In Ovis canadensis isolate MfBH-ARS-UI-01 breed Bighorn chromosome 11, ARS-UI_OviCan_v2, whole genome shotgun sequence, one genomic interval encodes:
- the CCR7 gene encoding C-C chemokine receptor type 7 isoform X1, translated as MDLGKPMKNVLVVALLVIFQVCLCQDEVTDDYIGDNTTVDYTLYESVCFKKDVRNFKAWFLPIMYSIICFVGLLGNGLVMLTYIYFKRLKTMTDTYLLNLALADILFLLTLPFWAYSAAKSWVFGVHVCKLIFGIYKISFFSGMLLLLCISIDRYVAIVQAVSAHRHRARVLLISKLSCLGIWMLAMVLSTPELMYSGIQKSSSEQALRCSLITEHVEALITIQVAQMVVGFLIPLVAMSFCYLVIIRTLLQARNFERNKAIKVIIAVVVVFVAFQLPYNGVVLAQTVADFNITSGTSCELSKQLNIAYDVTYSLACVRCCVNPFLYAFIGVKFRSDLFKLFKDLGCLSQERLRQWSSCRHTRRSSMSVEAETTTTFSP; from the exons ATGGACCTGG GGAAGCCAATGAAGAACGTGTTGGTGGTGGCCCTCCTCGTCATTTTCCAG GTGTGCCTCTGCCAAGATGAGGTCACGGACGATTACATCGGAGACAACACCACGGTGGACTACACGCTGTACGAGTCCGTGTGCTTCAAGAAGGACGTGCGGAACTTTAAAGCCTGGTTCCTCCCGATCATGTACTCCATCATTTGCTTCGTGGGCCTTCTGGGCAACGGGCTGGTCATGCTGACCTACATCTATTTCAAGAGGCTCAAGACCATGACTGATACGTACCTGCTCAACCTAGCCCTGGCGGACATTCTCTTCCTTCTGACTCTCCCCTTCTGGGCGTACAGCGCAGCCAAGTCCTGGGTCTTTGGGGTCCACGTTTGCAAGCTCATCTTTGGCATCTACAAGATAAGCTTCTTCAGCGGCATGCTCCTGCTGCTATGCATCAGCATCGACCGCTACGTCGCCATCGTCCAGGCTGTCTCGGCCCACCGCCACCGTGCCCGCGTCCTTCTCATCAGCAAGCTCTCCTGCCTGGGCATCTGGATGCTGGCCATGGTGCTCTCCACCCCAGAGCTGATGTACAGCGGGATCCAGAAGAGCAGCAGTGAGCAGGCACTGCGGTGCTCCCTCATCACCGAGCACGTGGAGGCCTTGATCACCATCCAGGTGGCCCAGATGGTTGTAGGCTTCCTGATCCCCCTGGTGGCCATGAGCTTCTGCTACCTTGTCATCATCCGCACCCTGCTCCAGGCACGCAACTTCGAGCGCAACAAGGCCATCAAGGTGATCATCGCCGTGGTTGTGGTCTTCGTAGCCTTCCAGCTGCCCTACAACGGGGTGGTTCTGGCCCAGACAGTGGCCGACTTCAACATCACCAGCGGCACCAGCTGCGAGCTCAGCAAGCAACTCAACATCGCCTACGATGTCACCTACAGCCTGGCCTGTGTCCGCTGCTGTGTCAACCCTTTCTTGTATGCCTTCATCGGCGTCAAGTTCCGCAGCGACCTCTTCAAGCTCTTCAAGGACCTGGGCTGCCTCAGCCAGGAGCGGCTCAGGCAGTGGTCTTCCTGCCGGCACACCCGGCGGTCCTCCATGAGCGTGGAGGCTGAGACCACCACCACCTTCTCCCCGTAG
- the CCR7 gene encoding C-C chemokine receptor type 7 isoform X2 — translation MYSIICFVGLLGNGLVMLTYIYFKRLKTMTDTYLLNLALADILFLLTLPFWAYSAAKSWVFGVHVCKLIFGIYKISFFSGMLLLLCISIDRYVAIVQAVSAHRHRARVLLISKLSCLGIWMLAMVLSTPELMYSGIQKSSSEQALRCSLITEHVEALITIQVAQMVVGFLIPLVAMSFCYLVIIRTLLQARNFERNKAIKVIIAVVVVFVAFQLPYNGVVLAQTVADFNITSGTSCELSKQLNIAYDVTYSLACVRCCVNPFLYAFIGVKFRSDLFKLFKDLGCLSQERLRQWSSCRHTRRSSMSVEAETTTTFSP, via the coding sequence ATGTACTCCATCATTTGCTTCGTGGGCCTTCTGGGCAACGGGCTGGTCATGCTGACCTACATCTATTTCAAGAGGCTCAAGACCATGACTGATACGTACCTGCTCAACCTAGCCCTGGCGGACATTCTCTTCCTTCTGACTCTCCCCTTCTGGGCGTACAGCGCAGCCAAGTCCTGGGTCTTTGGGGTCCACGTTTGCAAGCTCATCTTTGGCATCTACAAGATAAGCTTCTTCAGCGGCATGCTCCTGCTGCTATGCATCAGCATCGACCGCTACGTCGCCATCGTCCAGGCTGTCTCGGCCCACCGCCACCGTGCCCGCGTCCTTCTCATCAGCAAGCTCTCCTGCCTGGGCATCTGGATGCTGGCCATGGTGCTCTCCACCCCAGAGCTGATGTACAGCGGGATCCAGAAGAGCAGCAGTGAGCAGGCACTGCGGTGCTCCCTCATCACCGAGCACGTGGAGGCCTTGATCACCATCCAGGTGGCCCAGATGGTTGTAGGCTTCCTGATCCCCCTGGTGGCCATGAGCTTCTGCTACCTTGTCATCATCCGCACCCTGCTCCAGGCACGCAACTTCGAGCGCAACAAGGCCATCAAGGTGATCATCGCCGTGGTTGTGGTCTTCGTAGCCTTCCAGCTGCCCTACAACGGGGTGGTTCTGGCCCAGACAGTGGCCGACTTCAACATCACCAGCGGCACCAGCTGCGAGCTCAGCAAGCAACTCAACATCGCCTACGATGTCACCTACAGCCTGGCCTGTGTCCGCTGCTGTGTCAACCCTTTCTTGTATGCCTTCATCGGCGTCAAGTTCCGCAGCGACCTCTTCAAGCTCTTCAAGGACCTGGGCTGCCTCAGCCAGGAGCGGCTCAGGCAGTGGTCTTCCTGCCGGCACACCCGGCGGTCCTCCATGAGCGTGGAGGCTGAGACCACCACCACCTTCTCCCCGTAG